A window of Sporolactobacillus pectinivorans contains these coding sequences:
- the istA gene encoding IS21 family transposase — protein sequence DMALYDRIKIMKEVEGLSQREIARNLGISRNTVSKYLKQKEPPTLAVRQRSYGKKEYSEETQRILPVIDQWLLEDQKHWVKQKHTAARVYQRLVEEYNFKGSASNIRKLVARRRQKQKEVFIPLEFQLGLQFQFDWGEADIILSGRTQRIFLFCLQLSSSRLRFVRAYAHQKQEAFLDGFVHAFEFLGGVPVEGLLDNLKTAVEKILEGRHRLEQEAFIALQAHYGFKATFANPRRGNEKGRIEGTVGYVRRNTLVPFPDVQSLDELNDYLLEWCQKEAEHVRVPHTDETVAQVWAREKLTLHPLPETPFEACQLVSCQVNQLSLIHVETNQYSVPCVYVGQAVWVKKFVDHLVIVAQNQVIAEYPRSYERNQLFTRLDHYLEALLKKPRAIRDALPFQSPQIPEVFRQFHRKMREAEGAAGDRKFIRLLLLHRDLGMATLTEALTEAERRQNFTYEAVYEIIQQVTGNVTRLAGQTSEALQGYKVKVTDISQYRQLVRG from the coding sequence TCGATATGGCTCTCTATGATCGTATCAAAATTATGAAGGAGGTTGAAGGCCTTTCTCAACGTGAGATTGCGAGAAATTTAGGGATTTCAAGAAATACGGTGAGTAAATATCTCAAACAGAAGGAGCCTCCGACCCTTGCGGTTCGGCAACGTTCGTACGGGAAGAAAGAATACTCAGAGGAAACTCAACGCATTCTGCCCGTCATCGATCAGTGGCTCCTTGAGGATCAAAAACACTGGGTCAAACAGAAACATACGGCGGCGAGAGTTTATCAACGATTGGTCGAAGAATACAACTTCAAAGGATCTGCCTCTAACATTCGTAAACTCGTTGCTCGGAGAAGGCAAAAACAGAAGGAGGTGTTCATCCCCCTTGAGTTTCAATTGGGCCTTCAATTCCAGTTCGACTGGGGTGAGGCGGATATCATCCTGAGCGGGCGGACGCAGAGAATCTTTTTGTTTTGTCTCCAGCTCTCATCTAGCCGTTTACGTTTTGTCCGAGCCTATGCCCATCAGAAACAGGAGGCTTTTTTGGATGGCTTTGTACACGCTTTTGAATTTCTGGGAGGTGTGCCGGTCGAAGGCCTCTTGGACAATTTGAAAACAGCCGTAGAGAAAATTCTGGAGGGCCGGCATCGCCTGGAACAGGAAGCGTTTATCGCGCTCCAGGCGCATTACGGATTCAAAGCCACATTCGCCAATCCCCGAAGGGGAAATGAAAAAGGCCGGATTGAAGGAACGGTCGGTTATGTCCGGCGTAACACACTCGTTCCTTTTCCAGACGTACAGTCCCTGGATGAGCTGAATGACTACCTTCTGGAGTGGTGCCAGAAAGAAGCGGAACACGTCCGTGTTCCGCATACCGATGAAACGGTGGCCCAGGTTTGGGCCAGGGAAAAGCTGACGCTCCATCCCCTACCGGAAACACCGTTTGAAGCCTGCCAACTGGTGTCCTGTCAGGTCAATCAGCTCTCCTTAATTCATGTGGAAACGAATCAGTATTCCGTTCCTTGCGTTTATGTGGGACAGGCCGTCTGGGTCAAGAAGTTCGTGGATCATCTGGTCATTGTGGCTCAGAATCAAGTGATCGCGGAGTATCCTCGTTCTTACGAACGAAATCAGCTGTTCACCCGTCTGGATCACTATCTGGAGGCGCTTCTGAAAAAACCGCGTGCCATCCGAGATGCGCTCCCCTTTCAGAGTCCGCAGATCCCTGAAGTTTTCCGGCAATTTCACCGCAAAATGCGTGAGGCTGAAGGCGCAGCTGGAGACCGCAAATTTATTCGACTTCTACTCCTTCACCGGGACTTGGGTATGGCCACATTGACCGAGGCACTGACCGAAGCGGAACGAAGGCAGAACTTCACGTACGAAGCGGTTTATGAAATCATTCAACAGGTGACCGGCAATGTGACTCGCCTGGCTGGCCAAACTTCGGAAGCCCTGCAGGGCTACAAGGTGAAAGTGACCGATATTAGTCAATACCGACAACTGGTAAGGGGGTGA
- the istB gene encoding IS21-like element helper ATPase IstB — MTTELLLDHLTRQLRMPTLAKQYRSLAREAEEHNLRYEDYLLALLEAEAQSREENQRQRRLKQARFPVHKTLDTYDFSLMPSLNRNHFLTLAKGEFVQKKENVIFLGNSGTGKTHLAIGLGIEMIQNGFKTKFITASELVEELLTAYEEQKLNALEKKWLKLDVVIVDELGYVPFSKTGAELLFQFFSSRYERASLILTTNLEFNEWTSLFGDEKMTAALLDRVTHRCHIHLLNGESYRFRQSMKRQEDKG, encoded by the coding sequence ATGACCACGGAACTTTTATTAGATCATCTGACACGTCAGCTTAGAATGCCAACTCTGGCCAAACAGTACCGGTCTCTGGCACGAGAAGCGGAAGAACATAATCTGCGTTACGAGGACTACCTATTGGCCTTGCTTGAAGCTGAAGCTCAGAGCCGGGAAGAGAATCAGCGTCAGAGACGATTGAAACAGGCCCGCTTTCCCGTGCATAAAACGCTGGACACCTATGATTTCAGCCTGATGCCCAGTTTAAACCGAAATCATTTTCTTACTCTGGCGAAAGGTGAGTTCGTTCAAAAGAAAGAGAATGTGATCTTTCTCGGCAACAGCGGTACCGGAAAGACCCATCTGGCGATTGGCCTGGGTATTGAAATGATTCAAAACGGTTTTAAAACCAAATTTATCACGGCGTCTGAATTAGTCGAAGAGCTGCTTACAGCCTATGAGGAGCAGAAATTAAATGCGCTAGAGAAAAAATGGTTGAAGTTGGATGTGGTCATTGTAGATGAACTCGGCTATGTCCCCTTCTCCAAAACCGGGGCTGAGCTTCTGTTCCAATTCTTCTCAAGCCGATACGAGCGGGCCAGTCTGATTCTGACAACCAATCTGGAATTTAATGAATGGACGAGCTTGTTTGGCGATGAAAAGATGACTGCCGCACTCCTTGATCGGGTCACGCATCGCTGTCACATTCATCTGCTTAATGGGGAATCCTACCGATTCAGGCAGAGTATGAAACGGCAAGAAGACAAAGGGTAA